One genomic window of Aggregatilinea lenta includes the following:
- a CDS encoding sensor histidine kinase: MNDQNSLDTLALQAWADTSSDGVIVVDLAGQIDLMNVSAQEFLLLDRVPETTDELLASMESPIPGLASMFSHDTSAETARWGSLRVPKYPARLLTWNRVPLYSLGDSIGVLLVIKAPPNTSPIDRVNQSFLSVISHDLRTPLSAILGFAELLRNNKGTLSSDEQTEFLDHIIKNANELNQYTQIALDIMYLEANLQQFEIEPMVLSQFVGHWMSDARHRFPGGRLVYHNGVTEEPMTSISPSALHRILHILVEFAMAESAEPDAVELSLFYSESAAHILIKHNAPNLQIADAASLFEILTSRDLRYEGRPYLHRMQLYVANLLAERQNGTLTLQAKGDDRYQLELMLPCAEPA; this comes from the coding sequence ATGAATGATCAAAATTCACTCGATACGCTTGCGTTGCAGGCGTGGGCCGATACGTCGAGTGACGGGGTGATTGTCGTCGATCTCGCCGGTCAGATCGATCTCATGAACGTTTCCGCGCAGGAGTTCTTGCTGCTCGATCGCGTGCCGGAAACGACCGACGAACTGCTCGCAAGCATGGAATCGCCGATCCCCGGCCTGGCGTCGATGTTCAGTCACGATACCTCTGCCGAGACGGCGCGATGGGGCAGTTTGCGAGTTCCGAAGTATCCGGCGCGCCTGCTGACGTGGAATCGCGTGCCGCTTTATAGCCTGGGAGACTCAATCGGAGTGTTGTTAGTCATCAAAGCGCCACCAAACACATCGCCCATCGACCGGGTGAACCAGTCGTTTCTGAGCGTTATCTCCCACGATCTGCGCACGCCTCTGAGCGCCATCTTGGGATTCGCGGAACTGCTGCGCAACAACAAGGGCACGCTGTCGTCCGACGAGCAAACGGAATTTCTGGACCATATCATCAAGAACGCGAACGAGTTGAACCAGTACACGCAAATCGCGCTCGACATCATGTACCTAGAGGCAAATCTCCAGCAGTTCGAGATCGAGCCAATGGTGCTCAGCCAGTTCGTAGGACATTGGATGTCCGACGCCCGCCACCGTTTCCCCGGCGGGCGATTGGTATATCACAACGGCGTCACGGAGGAGCCGATGACGAGCATCTCACCGTCGGCGCTGCACCGGATTCTGCACATTCTGGTTGAGTTCGCGATGGCCGAGAGCGCCGAACCCGACGCGGTCGAGCTAAGCCTGTTCTACTCGGAATCGGCGGCGCATATCCTGATCAAGCACAACGCGCCCAATCTGCAAATCGCCGACGCGGCATCACTTTTCGAGATCCTGACCAGCCGCGACCTGCGCTACGAAGGGCGTCCGTACCTGCACCGCATGCAGCTCTACGTGGCGAATTTGCTTGCCGAGCGTCAGAATGGGACGCTGACGCTGCAGGCAAAGGGAGACGATCGCTACCAGCTTGAGCTTATGCTGCCCTGCGCCGAGCCTGCGTAA
- a CDS encoding alpha/beta hydrolase gives MTSLEADAVQDLWIDSRALGRAMNSKVVLPPGYDAARAAAYPVLYFLHPWGLSPRYIVDKLHIQPYLYAGIEAGTLPPMVIVLPTGEKSFYLNADDQQGYDWPSLLDMENDFFRDALKQYGAYGDYLLGEVIPFVERKYHVRRDRAGRAMGGISMGGAAAAVHAFRDPAQFCAVGIHSPALFMGPPEQNGPPWIFGVTRERFATYNPADLAAGVTPDAQPRIYLDVGDQDLMAERVQHLHDALDAAGLAHTYHLRPGSHNKTYWEPHMPEYLDFYSAGWGE, from the coding sequence ATGACATCGCTGGAGGCAGACGCTGTTCAGGATCTCTGGATCGACAGCCGCGCTCTGGGACGCGCGATGAACAGCAAGGTTGTGCTGCCGCCCGGTTACGATGCGGCGCGCGCTGCGGCGTACCCCGTGCTGTATTTCCTGCACCCGTGGGGTCTCAGCCCGCGTTATATCGTAGATAAGCTACACATCCAGCCGTACCTGTATGCCGGCATCGAGGCCGGCACGCTGCCGCCGATGGTGATCGTGCTGCCGACCGGCGAAAAGAGCTTCTACCTCAACGCCGACGATCAGCAGGGTTACGATTGGCCGAGCCTGCTCGACATGGAGAACGACTTCTTCCGCGACGCGCTGAAGCAGTACGGCGCGTATGGCGACTATCTGTTGGGCGAGGTGATTCCGTTCGTCGAACGGAAGTATCACGTGCGGAGGGACCGGGCAGGGCGCGCGATGGGCGGGATCTCGATGGGCGGCGCGGCTGCGGCAGTGCATGCCTTCCGCGATCCGGCGCAGTTCTGCGCCGTGGGGATTCACAGCCCGGCGTTGTTCATGGGTCCGCCGGAGCAAAACGGGCCGCCGTGGATTTTCGGCGTCACGCGCGAGCGGTTTGCGACGTATAACCCGGCGGATCTGGCGGCAGGCGTCACTCCGGACGCGCAGCCGCGCATCTACCTGGACGTGGGCGACCAGGACCTGATGGCCGAGCGGGTGCAGCACCTGCACGACGCGCTCGACGCGGCAGGATTGGCGCATACGTATCATCTGCGGCCCGGCAGCCACAACAAAACCTATTGGGAGCCGCACATGCCGGAATACCTGGACTTTTACAGCGCGGGGTGGGGTGAGTAA
- a CDS encoding LCP family protein, producing MQQPPAPYFYPPQNVHPPRRQRRLRRRRGCLLPSCMLLVALPLMCLGAFLLAFILFPPTPTTIVLLGVDARPGQGYLTRTDSIMLMNVAPGRAHVALLSIPRDVFIDVPGYGAQRINTINVLGEQDAPGSGPDLIKASIQQSFDIQANYYVRLDFDAFIDLVDAVGGVNIDVPYVVEDWEYPTSEGGTEHIRFEPGEQHMDGATALKYARTRHQDDDYRRAERQQQVVDAVVHKLSNPLQVWRLPKVLSVLQSHIDTDMNVIDMLRLGPGFVLGWSGRESMVLDRDYLYVTDGGYAVPDYAQIQPWIDQNFD from the coding sequence TTGCAACAGCCACCAGCGCCCTACTTCTATCCACCGCAGAACGTCCATCCGCCGCGCCGCCAGCGCCGGCTGAGGCGTCGGCGCGGCTGCCTGCTGCCGTCCTGCATGCTGCTCGTGGCCTTGCCGCTGATGTGCTTGGGCGCGTTCCTGCTGGCATTTATTCTGTTTCCCCCCACTCCGACCACGATCGTGCTGCTCGGCGTAGACGCGCGCCCCGGCCAGGGCTACCTGACGCGCACGGACAGCATCATGCTGATGAACGTCGCGCCAGGGCGCGCGCACGTCGCACTGCTCTCGATCCCGCGTGACGTGTTTATCGACGTGCCCGGCTACGGCGCGCAGCGCATCAACACGATCAACGTGCTGGGCGAGCAAGATGCGCCCGGCAGCGGCCCAGACCTGATCAAGGCCAGCATCCAGCAGAGCTTCGACATTCAGGCCAACTATTACGTCCGGCTCGACTTCGACGCGTTCATCGATCTGGTGGATGCGGTGGGCGGCGTGAACATCGACGTGCCTTACGTGGTGGAGGACTGGGAATATCCGACGAGCGAGGGTGGAACGGAGCACATCCGCTTTGAACCAGGGGAGCAGCACATGGACGGCGCGACGGCGCTGAAATACGCCCGGACGCGCCACCAGGACGACGACTACCGCCGCGCCGAGCGCCAGCAGCAGGTGGTGGACGCCGTCGTGCACAAGTTGAGCAATCCGCTTCAGGTCTGGCGCTTGCCGAAAGTCCTCAGCGTGCTGCAATCGCACATCGACACCGACATGAACGTGATCGATATGCTGCGACTGGGGCCGGGCTTCGTGCTCGGATGGTCGGGGCGCGAAAGCATGGTGCTGGACCGCGACTACCTGTACGTTACGGATGGGGGCTATGCCGTCCCGGATTACGCCCAAATTCAGCCCTGGATCGATCAGAACTTCGACTGA
- a CDS encoding tetratricopeptide repeat protein — protein sequence MAFEQAEQARQLLQQGIAAARGGRPERARDLLQQAVRLDPQNETTWLWLSSVARDDKERLFCLRQLLTVNPENEFALKGLRALGAEPAAASQPTASPGVPILDDDKYTRLQSEIDTFLHRYTPLPPSSARAQWAHRTRGRYGERGAQRLRMVAFGVATLVVVTLAGALVVAGDSVRELLTGTEVAVRSTSAPPATATPTASPTPGGATPTPFSAQMAVPPTQVPSGVPQGSVYGSTATPVYPALDPSIRIIEGAIDRYSAGDYPNAVGTLDVERESSNPHCYPPIVYYEAMSYLGQGGTQNVNRAEHLLEDALAYQPSDVRYSSCQDAPLVLAGLSAVRRVQGRTNEAVELADQALADDPRLVVALVEKARALHAAGQSDQARSVVSEALTESPNDANLLVMASELTLDAGQPSAALEYAGRALYLNPLLQDALDLQSRIYLRLADGASGQAQEEYFGLAAVSSETMLLHYPGDPRGYLYLAQARIGEEKDDLAEEALSRIIVAADALPDSAEPVIAAAYRLRGDLYYRAGRLAAARDDLQEVAFDDPQAMAQLVDLDLAMGDYSSAAQRIDQLVASNPDNTSYQLLQAKMLVEVCTFYENVTDCDYDGMADLLSDTFIESLGTPRQRADAYSYRAQAAVRLAERRAESLSTAEQNATYQNALNDVNRALDVRETPIDHFYRGLILETLGQTRAALEEYRWLDYWNTLYAYPFVDTAFEQRLAALGGEEDGSPATAQPTEPAGLSATQTPPPTVTPGGSATSASPTPAPSPTSRPTETAEPTSRPAPQLP from the coding sequence ATGGCCTTCGAACAAGCAGAACAAGCTCGGCAACTTCTCCAACAAGGGATCGCCGCGGCGCGTGGCGGGCGTCCTGAGCGCGCGCGGGATTTGCTGCAGCAGGCGGTCCGGCTCGATCCCCAAAACGAGACGACGTGGCTGTGGCTCAGCAGTGTGGCGCGCGACGACAAAGAGCGCCTGTTTTGCCTGCGACAGCTGCTCACCGTTAACCCCGAAAACGAGTTCGCGTTGAAGGGGCTGCGTGCCCTGGGTGCGGAACCTGCGGCGGCCAGCCAGCCGACGGCCAGCCCTGGCGTGCCCATTCTCGATGACGACAAATACACACGGCTCCAGTCCGAGATCGATACGTTCCTGCATCGTTATACGCCACTGCCGCCCTCCAGCGCGCGCGCGCAGTGGGCGCACCGCACGCGTGGGCGCTACGGCGAACGCGGCGCGCAGCGGCTGCGGATGGTCGCGTTTGGCGTGGCGACGCTCGTCGTAGTGACGCTCGCCGGCGCGTTGGTGGTTGCGGGGGACAGTGTCCGCGAGCTGCTGACCGGCACCGAAGTGGCGGTGCGTTCTACGAGTGCGCCGCCTGCAACGGCGACACCGACCGCTTCGCCGACGCCGGGAGGCGCGACGCCGACCCCGTTCAGCGCGCAAATGGCCGTGCCTCCGACGCAGGTTCCCAGTGGCGTGCCGCAGGGCAGCGTGTATGGCTCGACTGCGACCCCGGTCTATCCGGCATTGGATCCCAGCATCCGTATCATCGAAGGCGCGATCGACCGCTATTCGGCGGGCGATTATCCGAATGCTGTCGGCACGCTGGACGTTGAGCGTGAAAGCTCGAACCCGCACTGCTACCCGCCAATCGTGTATTACGAGGCGATGAGCTACCTGGGGCAGGGCGGCACTCAGAACGTGAATCGCGCCGAACACCTGCTCGAAGATGCGCTGGCTTACCAACCTTCGGATGTCCGGTACAGCTCGTGCCAGGATGCGCCGCTGGTGCTGGCCGGGCTTTCCGCCGTCCGGCGCGTACAGGGCCGCACGAATGAAGCCGTCGAGCTGGCCGACCAGGCGCTGGCGGATGATCCGCGACTCGTCGTCGCCCTGGTCGAAAAGGCGCGGGCGCTGCATGCGGCGGGGCAGAGCGACCAGGCGCGCAGCGTTGTGTCCGAGGCGCTCACCGAGTCTCCGAATGACGCGAACCTGTTGGTGATGGCGTCCGAGCTGACGTTGGACGCAGGACAACCCTCGGCGGCGTTGGAATACGCCGGACGGGCGCTTTACCTGAATCCGCTGCTGCAGGACGCGCTCGATCTTCAGTCGCGCATCTACTTGCGGCTGGCGGACGGCGCGTCGGGGCAGGCGCAGGAAGAGTACTTCGGTCTGGCGGCGGTTAGCTCCGAAACGATGCTGCTGCACTATCCCGGCGATCCGCGCGGGTACCTGTATCTCGCCCAGGCCCGGATCGGCGAGGAGAAGGACGATCTGGCCGAGGAAGCGCTGAGCCGCATCATCGTCGCGGCAGACGCACTGCCCGACAGCGCCGAGCCGGTCATCGCGGCGGCGTATCGTCTGCGGGGCGACCTGTATTACCGCGCCGGACGACTGGCGGCGGCCCGCGACGACTTGCAGGAGGTCGCCTTCGACGATCCGCAGGCGATGGCGCAGCTGGTCGATCTCGATCTGGCAATGGGCGACTACAGCAGCGCGGCGCAGCGCATCGACCAGCTGGTCGCCTCGAACCCGGACAATACGAGCTACCAACTGCTTCAGGCGAAGATGCTGGTGGAAGTCTGCACGTTCTATGAAAACGTGACGGACTGCGATTATGACGGCATGGCCGACCTGCTGTCCGACACGTTTATCGAAAGCCTGGGCACACCGCGCCAGCGCGCCGACGCGTACTCCTACCGGGCGCAAGCGGCGGTCAGGTTGGCCGAACGCCGTGCAGAGTCGCTGAGCACAGCGGAGCAGAATGCGACCTACCAGAACGCGCTAAACGATGTTAATCGCGCGCTAGACGTGCGCGAAACGCCTATCGACCATTTCTATCGCGGCCTGATACTTGAGACGTTGGGGCAGACCCGCGCGGCCCTCGAAGAGTACCGCTGGCTCGACTACTGGAATACGTTGTACGCCTACCCATTTGTCGATACGGCGTTCGAACAACGGCTCGCCGCGCTCGGAGGCGAAGAAGACGGTTCGCCCGCCACAGCGCAGCCGACCGAGCCTGCGGGGCTGAGCGCGACTCAAACCCCGCCGCCGACCGTGACGCCGGGAGGGTCCGCGACCTCCGCGTCGCCAACGCCTGCGCCAAGCCCAACGTCGCGCCCGACCGAAACGGCGGAGCCGACGTCCCGGCCTGCGCCCCAGCTTCCATAG
- a CDS encoding SCO1664 family protein yields the protein MTNKLRPPSALPDPVDPPRDGEDALTLFTQRTEHLLREGRLSNTRGMMRWGSNYAALIAISDSEYAATAVYKPQRGERPLWDFPDGTLCYREVAAYQVSEALGWHLVPPTVLRQGPHGLGSLQYFVAHNPEITYFSLGTGYAPQLQKYALFDYLINNADRKGGHLLLDEGGKLWAIDHGLTFHTTPKLRTVIWDFAGKSIDASLLSAVCRLADSLAASDSPLHTALGTLLSPAELRALVHRVGQITDCKTYPQPGPGPNYPWPPI from the coding sequence ATGACTAACAAACTGCGTCCCCCTTCCGCCCTGCCCGATCCGGTTGATCCACCGCGCGACGGTGAAGACGCCCTCACTCTCTTCACGCAGCGCACGGAACATCTGCTGCGTGAAGGGCGCCTCTCCAACACGCGTGGCATGATGCGATGGGGATCGAACTATGCCGCGCTGATCGCCATCAGCGACAGTGAATACGCCGCCACGGCGGTCTACAAGCCGCAGCGCGGCGAGCGTCCTTTGTGGGATTTTCCCGATGGCACGCTGTGCTACCGGGAAGTCGCCGCGTACCAGGTCTCCGAGGCGCTGGGCTGGCATCTTGTCCCGCCGACCGTGCTGCGGCAGGGGCCGCACGGCCTCGGCTCGCTGCAGTACTTTGTGGCGCACAACCCTGAAATCACCTACTTCTCGCTCGGAACGGGCTACGCGCCGCAGCTTCAGAAATACGCGCTGTTCGACTACCTGATCAATAACGCCGACCGTAAGGGCGGCCATCTGCTGCTAGACGAGGGCGGCAAGCTGTGGGCCATCGATCACGGCCTGACTTTCCACACCACGCCTAAGCTGCGCACCGTGATCTGGGATTTTGCGGGAAAGTCCATCGACGCCAGCTTGTTGTCAGCGGTCTGCAGGCTGGCCGACAGCCTCGCCGCCAGTGACAGCCCGCTACACACGGCGCTCGGCACGCTGCTCAGTCCTGCCGAGCTTCGCGCATTGGTCCACCGCGTTGGCCAAATCACGGACTGCAAGACGTATCCGCAGCCCGGCCCCGGTCCCAACTACCCCTGGCCGCCAATCTAG
- a CDS encoding MSMEG_4193 family putative phosphomutase gives MTEFLLIRHATNTFVSTGRLAGWTPGVELNEDGRVQAAALGERLAGVKLAAIYASPLERTVQTAEAVAIHHTGLTVEQLDGVGEVRYGTWQGAKLSNLRRDKLWENVQVYPSRVQFPGGETIRQAQARAVDAIEQIAQRHPDGRVAVVSHSDIIKLIVAHFLGAHIDFYQRIEISPASLTILALGSSRPYIVCVNDTSHLPRREPPPRPVNGRRRFLRFFGGH, from the coding sequence ATGACTGAGTTCCTGCTTATTCGTCACGCCACTAATACGTTCGTGAGTACGGGTCGTCTGGCCGGATGGACGCCGGGCGTCGAGCTGAACGAGGACGGACGGGTTCAAGCCGCAGCGCTCGGCGAGCGTCTTGCGGGCGTTAAGCTGGCGGCCATTTATGCCAGCCCACTGGAACGGACGGTTCAAACTGCGGAGGCCGTCGCCATCCACCACACCGGCCTGACGGTGGAACAGCTTGACGGCGTGGGCGAAGTTCGTTACGGCACCTGGCAGGGGGCCAAGCTCAGCAATCTGCGGCGCGACAAGCTTTGGGAGAACGTCCAGGTCTACCCGAGCCGGGTGCAGTTTCCCGGCGGCGAGACGATCCGCCAGGCCCAGGCCCGCGCGGTCGACGCCATCGAGCAGATCGCTCAACGCCACCCAGACGGGCGCGTTGCGGTTGTGTCGCACAGCGACATCATCAAGCTGATTGTAGCGCATTTCCTGGGCGCTCATATCGACTTTTACCAGCGCATCGAGATTTCGCCCGCGTCGCTCACCATTCTGGCCCTGGGTTCGAGCCGCCCGTACATCGTGTGTGTCAACGATACAAGCCACCTTCCCCGGCGCGAGCCTCCACCCAGGCCAGTAAATGGACGGCGGCGATTTCTCAGGTTTTTCGGTGGTCACTAA
- the rsfS gene encoding ribosome silencing factor gives METLDLARVVVDLASDIKGENIVLMDMRQVSPIADYFIIVTGTSERQLKAIVSHIAEEVKKQYQISAWRTEGEAQNGWVLIDFADIVVHAFLPEKRSYYDLEGLWRDAPIMVRMQ, from the coding sequence CTGGAAACGCTAGATCTCGCTCGTGTAGTTGTTGACCTCGCGTCTGACATCAAGGGCGAAAACATCGTCTTGATGGACATGCGGCAAGTCTCTCCTATTGCGGATTATTTCATTATCGTCACGGGTACGAGCGAACGCCAGCTCAAAGCCATCGTTAGTCACATCGCCGAAGAGGTCAAAAAGCAGTACCAGATCTCCGCGTGGCGGACCGAGGGCGAAGCTCAAAATGGCTGGGTGTTGATCGACTTCGCTGACATCGTGGTGCATGCTTTTCTACCCGAAAAACGCAGCTACTATGACCTCGAAGGCCTGTGGCGCGACGCGCCGATCATGGTCCGTATGCAGTAG
- a CDS encoding DUF3090 family protein, which translates to MPPTEIELDPVDFVTTGTVGPKGKRLFHLQGGQGSDLVTLILEKEQARALAESIAEMLDDLAERLPDATEEEVNLSQWDMSLRDPIEPLFRIAQMGLGYEEARNLVVLVAQELLVTDEEEALPAQPEPQVVRLWGTREQMRALSEHTLQVVKQGRVDPKSNGHLTYYWI; encoded by the coding sequence ATGCCTCCGACCGAGATCGAACTAGATCCTGTAGACTTTGTGACCACCGGGACCGTCGGCCCCAAGGGGAAACGCCTGTTTCACCTTCAGGGTGGCCAGGGCAGCGATTTGGTCACACTCATACTCGAAAAAGAGCAGGCCCGCGCGCTGGCTGAATCGATCGCTGAAATGCTGGACGATCTGGCCGAACGGCTTCCCGACGCCACCGAGGAAGAAGTCAACCTGTCACAGTGGGACATGTCGCTGCGCGATCCGATCGAGCCGTTGTTCCGCATCGCGCAGATGGGTCTAGGCTACGAAGAAGCCCGCAACTTGGTCGTGCTGGTGGCGCAGGAACTGCTAGTAACCGATGAAGAAGAGGCGCTGCCTGCTCAACCGGAGCCGCAGGTCGTGCGCCTCTGGGGCACGCGGGAACAGATGCGCGCTCTCAGCGAGCACACCCTTCAAGTCGTCAAGCAAGGCCGCGTCGATCCAAAAAGCAACGGACACTTAACCTACTACTGGATCTAA
- a CDS encoding CPBP family intramembrane glutamic endopeptidase, which produces MSAADILLTLAIVAVLCVITIAANYADRNHSRSARQSVFVALLLINALIVMVYGVLQVTAAYSSAEDAPEKSDAWIALGVSVAMAAISSVLMLQPVRNWLARLFPRRTEPPSSAISGTPAALQAPDAGASGTPLFPQMLNYYTAETREQTARTQAWALPGLAPAPAARDGFDPASMVHVVALVFVIYVLGNTVVNFVLGGGLSGVAEEYSTSGLSATDLLLNMLPFLILSVAGVGLGIRRTWRQVIDRLGLRLPTIEALGIGVGAAIGLIIFAALMGTLWQSLVSPETFEEQTKASDALSNSITTLGMAFLVAATAAVGEEIAFRGAMQPIFGFWPTAIIFALTHVQYTLTPAALIILGVAVVFGWLRAHYNTTTAMLAHFLYNFIPLALLVLMPDAALLLHLHP; this is translated from the coding sequence TTGTCCGCAGCCGATATCCTCCTCACGTTGGCAATCGTCGCCGTACTCTGCGTGATCACAATTGCCGCCAATTATGCCGACCGCAACCACAGTCGCTCGGCACGGCAATCCGTTTTTGTGGCGCTGCTGCTGATCAACGCCTTGATCGTGATGGTTTATGGCGTGCTGCAAGTAACCGCGGCCTACAGCTCGGCGGAGGACGCGCCTGAAAAGTCGGACGCCTGGATCGCGTTGGGCGTGTCCGTGGCAATGGCGGCGATCTCGTCCGTGCTGATGCTGCAGCCGGTTCGCAATTGGCTGGCGCGCCTCTTCCCGCGGCGTACTGAGCCACCGTCGAGCGCAATTTCTGGGACGCCTGCCGCCTTGCAGGCGCCGGATGCGGGTGCGAGCGGCACACCGCTGTTCCCTCAGATGTTGAATTACTACACGGCGGAAACGCGCGAACAGACGGCTCGGACGCAGGCCTGGGCACTGCCAGGACTGGCTCCTGCGCCAGCGGCACGTGACGGTTTCGATCCGGCGTCGATGGTGCACGTGGTCGCGCTGGTATTTGTGATTTACGTGTTGGGCAATACCGTCGTCAACTTTGTACTGGGCGGCGGCTTGAGCGGCGTTGCCGAGGAATACTCGACGTCCGGACTGAGCGCCACCGATCTGCTGCTGAACATGCTGCCGTTCCTGATCCTGAGCGTCGCGGGCGTTGGCCTGGGTATTCGGCGTACCTGGCGGCAGGTGATCGACCGGCTGGGATTGCGCCTACCAACGATCGAGGCGCTGGGCATCGGCGTGGGGGCGGCGATCGGACTGATCATATTTGCCGCGCTGATGGGTACTCTGTGGCAGAGCCTGGTGTCGCCGGAAACATTCGAGGAACAGACCAAGGCCTCGGATGCCCTGTCCAACAGTATCACCACACTGGGCATGGCTTTCCTCGTCGCGGCGACGGCGGCAGTGGGTGAGGAGATCGCCTTTCGAGGCGCAATGCAACCGATCTTTGGCTTCTGGCCGACGGCGATCATCTTCGCACTGACGCACGTCCAGTACACGCTGACGCCAGCCGCGCTGATTATCCTGGGAGTGGCCGTGGTGTTTGGCTGGCTGCGCGCCCACTACAACACGACGACGGCGATGCTCGCGCATTTCCTGTACAACTTCATCCCCCTGGCGCTGCTCGTACTGATGCCTGACGCGGCTCTACTGCTGCACCTGCACCCTTAA
- the ndk gene encoding nucleoside-diphosphate kinase — MERTLIIVKPDAVQRGLIGEIIRRFENRGLRIAGMKFMQVSRDVAARHYAEHEGKGFYEGLIDYITSAPVVVMALEGKDAIAIARNTIGKTKPIEAAPGTIRGDFGMEVGRNLVHGSDKPESAERELGIFFDGSELYDWTRDVDPWIFEG; from the coding sequence GTGGAACGCACACTGATTATCGTCAAGCCCGATGCCGTGCAGCGCGGCCTGATCGGCGAAATTATCCGCCGCTTCGAAAATCGCGGTTTGCGAATCGCAGGCATGAAGTTCATGCAGGTGTCCCGCGACGTGGCCGCTCGCCACTATGCCGAGCACGAAGGAAAGGGCTTCTACGAGGGGCTGATCGATTATATTACGTCCGCACCGGTGGTCGTGATGGCGCTCGAAGGCAAGGACGCCATCGCAATCGCGCGCAATACGATCGGCAAGACCAAGCCGATCGAGGCGGCTCCCGGCACGATTCGTGGCGACTTCGGTATGGAAGTCGGGCGCAATCTGGTGCACGGCTCGGACAAGCCCGAAAGCGCCGAGCGTGAGTTGGGCATTTTCTTCGACGGCAGCGAACTGTACGACTGGACGCGCGACGTGGATCCCTGGATCTTCGAGGGCTAA
- the thpR gene encoding RNA 2',3'-cyclic phosphodiesterase — MSSDKWRLFIAIELPDSVLDTLTYIQSGLKQRAPAHTVRWVAPGSIHLTLKFLGDVPVAQLDDIRAALDHAARGHGPFELSIGSLGCFPNTARPRVIWIGLERNPSALGALRDAVEAQIAPLGYPTEDRPFSPHLTLGRIRQEAPRNSAAAMGKLIDATPTSTRDTWTVGRVSLMRSELAPGGPIYTEIGSAALHPHD; from the coding sequence ATGTCCTCAGATAAATGGCGTCTCTTCATCGCCATCGAACTTCCAGACTCCGTGCTCGACACACTCACCTATATTCAGTCCGGCCTCAAGCAGCGTGCCCCGGCGCACACGGTCCGCTGGGTAGCGCCCGGCAGTATACATCTGACGCTCAAATTTCTGGGCGACGTCCCCGTCGCACAGCTTGATGACATCCGTGCCGCGCTCGACCACGCGGCGCGCGGACATGGCCCGTTCGAGTTGTCAATCGGGTCACTGGGGTGCTTCCCCAATACTGCCCGTCCGCGCGTCATCTGGATCGGCCTGGAACGCAATCCCAGCGCCCTCGGCGCGCTGCGGGATGCCGTCGAAGCGCAGATCGCGCCGCTAGGCTATCCCACTGAGGATCGCCCGTTCAGCCCGCACCTGACCCTGGGCCGCATCCGCCAGGAAGCGCCCCGCAACAGCGCCGCTGCTATGGGTAAGCTGATCGATGCGACGCCCACCAGCACGCGCGACACGTGGACCGTGGGCCGGGTCAGCCTGATGCGCAGTGAGCTAGCACCGGGCGGCCCGATCTACACCGAAATCGGCAGCGCTGCACTGCACCCGCACGATTAA